Part of the Streptomyces showdoensis genome is shown below.
CCCGCCCGAGATGATCATGTCCTTCAGGCGGTCGACGATGGTGACGTAGCCGTCGGCGTCGACCCGGGCCGCGTCGCCGCTGCGGAACCAGCCGTCGGCGAACACGGCCGCCGTCTCCTCGGCCAGGCCCCAGTAGCCGGCCATCACGTGCGGGCCGCGGACCAGCACCTCGCCCGTCTCGCCGGTCGCCGCCGGGGTCAGGTCGGGGCGCACCACCCGTACGTCGGTGAAGAAGTGCGGCACCCCGGCGGACCCGGCCTTGCTCACGGCGTGCTCCGCGTCCAGGAACAGCACGCCCGGTGAGGCCTCGGTCATCCCGTACCCCTGGAGGAAGGCGAGCCCCCGCTCCTGGTACGCGGCGATGAGCGCGGTCGGCACGGGCGCGCCGCCGCAGGTGAGCAGCCGCAGACTGGACAGGTCGGCCGTCGCCCAGCGCGGGTGCCGGGCGACCCGGTCGAACATGGTGGGCACCCCGAACACGAAGGTGACGCCGTGCCGTTCGATCAGGTCGAGGGTGTCGCCCGGGTCGAAGGACTCGACGAGCAGGCACGCTCCGCCCTTGAGCAGGACCGGCAGGGCCAGCATGTTGAGGCCGCCGGTGTGGAACAGGGGGGCGGAGACGAGCGCGGTCTCGTCGCCGGCCAGGTCGAGGTCGACGAGGACGTCGACCGCGTTCCAGACCAGGTTGCCGTGGGTGAGCATCGCGCCCTTCGGGCGGCCCGTGGTGCCCGAGGTGTACATGATGAGGGCCACGTCCTCGGGCGAGACCCGCTCGTCGACCGGCTCCGCGGAGGCGGCGGCGAGCAGCTCCTCGTACGGGCCGCCGGTGTCGACGACCGTCCGCACACCGGTCCCGCCCTCCGCGAGCGCCGCGTCCGCCACCGCCGCGAGGGCGGGCGAGCGGAGCAGCACGGTGCTGCCGGAGTCGCGCAGCTGGTACGCGATCTCGGGCGCCGCGAGCCGGGTGTTGAGCGGCACGAAGACCGCGCCGAGCAGGCCGGCCGCGAACAGGGTCTCCAGGAACGACGGATGGTTGGGGCCGAGGTAGGCGACGCGGTCGCCGCGCCGGACCCCGGCCGTCCGCAGGGCGTGGGCCAGCCGGGAGGTGCGTGCGTGCAGCTCCCCGTACGTGACGGTGGCGCCGTCGTGGATCAGGGCGGTGCGGTGCGGGGTCTTGCGGGCCCGGCGGGCGGGCCACGACCCCAGTCCCTCGTTGCGCATCGGGTGCCCTTTCAGGAAGGGGAGTCGGAGCCGGTGAGGCCGAGCAGCCGGGCGGCGTTCTCCTTGAGGATCTTCGGGCGGACCGCGTCCTTGACCGGCAGCTCCGCGAAGTCGGCGAGCCAGCGGTCGGGGCTGAGCACGGGGAAGTCGGAGCCGAACAGGACCTTGTCCTGGAGCAGGGTGTTCGCGTACCGGACCAGCTGCGGCGGGAAGTACTTCGGCGACCAGCCGGACAGGTCGATGTGCACCCCCGGCTTGTGGGTCGCGACGGCGAGCGCCTCGTCCTGCCAGGGGAAGGACGGATGCGCCAGGATGATCTTCAGGTGCGGGAAGTCGGCGGCGACGTCGTCGACGTGCAGCGGGTTGGAGTACTTGAGCCGGATGCCGCCGCCCCCGGGGACCCCGGCACCGATGCCGGTCTGCCCGGTGTGGAAGAGGGCGATCGTGCCGGTCTCCTCCATGACCTCGTAGAGGCCGTAGGCCATCCGGTCGTCGGGGAAGAAGCCCTGGATGCTCGGGTGGAACTTGAAGCCCCGGACCCCGTACTCCTCGACCAGCCGGCGGGCCCGCCGCACTCCGGCCCGGCCGCGGAAGGGGTCGACGGAGGCGAAGGGGATGAGGACGTCGGCGTGGGCGGCCGCCGCCTCGGCGATCTCCTCGTTCGGGATCGGCTCGGTGCCGGTGGCGTGCTCGGCGTCCACGGTGAAGACCACCGCGGCCATCCGCCGCTCGCGGTAGTACGCGGCGGTCTCCTCCAGGGTCGGCTTCCGCTCGCCCGCGACCTTGAAGTACGCGGCGGAGGCCGTGTGCAGCTCCTCGGAGAGCGAGGCGTGGCCCTTCGATGAGACCTCGCAGTGGGTGTGGACGTCGATCGCGACCAGGTCGTCCACGGACGGCGCGGACATCAGGCCTCCGGGAGCTTCGGCGCGGGGATGCCCACGGTCTGCGGCTCGCGGCCCACCGAGGTGTGCCAGGCGGCGGCCAGGGTCTCCGGGGTCCAGCCGCCGTCGGCGTACGCGGTGGCCACCTCCTGCGGGTGCGACCACAGGGCCAGCTTGTCCCCGCCGATGCCGACGCACTGGCCGGTGATGCCCCGGGCCGCCTCGGAGGCGAGGAAGGGGACGAGGGCGGCGCAGTCCTCCGGGGTGCCGAACCCCTCGCCCTTCCGCAGGAAGTCCGGCAGCGGCTCGCCGCCGCGGAGCGCCTCGACGTACGGGGCGAAGGCGGGGACGGTCTCGGTCATGGCGGTGGCGGCCACCGGGACGACGGCGTTGACGGTGATGCCGGCCCGGGACAGCTCCATCGACCAGGTACGGGCCATGGCGGCGATGCCGGCCTTGGCGGCCGCGTAGTTGGTCTGGCCGAAGTTGCCGCGCTGCCCGGCGGGGGAGCCGATCAGGATCAGGCTGCCGCCCTCGCCCTGTTCGCGCATGCGGACGGCGGCGGCCCGGGCGCAGGTGAAGGTGCCCTTGAGATGGGTGGTCACGACGGCGTCGAAGTCGTCGTCGGTCATCTTCCACAGCACCTTGTCGCGCAGGATCCCGGCGTTGGTGACGAGGACGTCGAGCCGGCCGAAGGTTTCCACGGCGCGGGCCACCAGCCGGTCGGCGGCCTCGGCGCCGCCGACCGCCACGGCCTCGGCGACGGCCCGCCCGCCGGCCGCGACGATCGAGTCGGCCGCCCGCCGGGCCACCTCCTCGTCCAGGTCGTTGACGACGACGGCGGCGCCCGCTGCGGCGAGCGCGGAGGCGTAGGCGAGACCGAGACCGCGGCCGGAGCCGGTGACGACGGCCACCTTCCCGGTGAGGTCGACGGCGGGGGAGTGCGACATGAGCTGTCCCTTCGGGAGTGAGGGAGTGAGGGAATGACGGGCGCGGGAGTACGGAGCGGGTCACCGGGAGAGCGTGGGGCTCGATCGCCGGCGGTCCGCCGTGATGGAAGCTAGGACCAATCATTGTTGACGTCAATAGTTGTCAGCAACACCGGTAGTGCCCCATGCTGGACCCATGGACGAACCCTGGATGCTCGGACTGCACTCCGACAGCGGCTACCTGCTCTACCGCCTCGGCCTGCGCTCGGGGCAGCTCTTCAACGCGGCGCTGCAGGAATCGGGCCTCCGCCTGCGCCACTACGCGCTCCTGCGCTACCTGGCCACCGTCGAGGGCGCGCTCCAGCGGGAGTTGAGCACCCGGCTCGGCTACGACCCCAGCGCCATCGTGGGCCTCGTCGACGACCTCGAACGCCTCGGCCTCGTCGAACGCCGCCCCGCGCCCGGCGACCGGCGCAGCCGCGTCGTCGTCCTCGTCGACGCGGGCCGCGCCTTCCTGCGCGACACCGACCGCACCAGCCGCCGCGTCACCGACGACCTGCTCCATCCGCTGACCGAGGACGAACGGGCCGTGCTGCACGGGCTGTTGCAGCGGGTCGCCGAGCCGGAGGCGCCCGGCGGGGCCTGACGCCCCGCCCGGTTCACCCCGCCGTCGCGAAGAAGGCCGTCAGCTCCTCCACGTACCGCTGCGGATGGCTCACGTGCGGCACGTGACCGGCGCCCTCGAAGACCCGGGTGCGCGCGCCCGGCAGTGCCCCGGCGACCCGGTCGTAGACCGCCCGGAACCAGCTCGGGCTCCGTGAGCCCCGGGTGAGGAGCACGGGGGCGGCGCAGCGCCGCAGCCCGGCCACGTCGAGGGCGGCCCAGCCCG
Proteins encoded:
- the menE gene encoding o-succinylbenzoate--CoA ligase, whose product is MRNEGLGSWPARRARKTPHRTALIHDGATVTYGELHARTSRLAHALRTAGVRRGDRVAYLGPNHPSFLETLFAAGLLGAVFVPLNTRLAAPEIAYQLRDSGSTVLLRSPALAAVADAALAEGGTGVRTVVDTGGPYEELLAAASAEPVDERVSPEDVALIMYTSGTTGRPKGAMLTHGNLVWNAVDVLVDLDLAGDETALVSAPLFHTGGLNMLALPVLLKGGACLLVESFDPGDTLDLIERHGVTFVFGVPTMFDRVARHPRWATADLSSLRLLTCGGAPVPTALIAAYQERGLAFLQGYGMTEASPGVLFLDAEHAVSKAGSAGVPHFFTDVRVVRPDLTPAATGETGEVLVRGPHVMAGYWGLAEETAAVFADGWFRSGDAARVDADGYVTIVDRLKDMIISGGENIYPAEVEDALLAHPDVVECAVIGVPDGTWGETVRAVIVTGAAGTPDPAAILASLDGRLARYKIPKSVVVVAELPRTASGKLLKHQLRTRYGTP
- a CDS encoding amidohydrolase family protein, whose translation is MSAPSVDDLVAIDVHTHCEVSSKGHASLSEELHTASAAYFKVAGERKPTLEETAAYYRERRMAAVVFTVDAEHATGTEPIPNEEIAEAAAAHADVLIPFASVDPFRGRAGVRRARRLVEEYGVRGFKFHPSIQGFFPDDRMAYGLYEVMEETGTIALFHTGQTGIGAGVPGGGGIRLKYSNPLHVDDVAADFPHLKIILAHPSFPWQDEALAVATHKPGVHIDLSGWSPKYFPPQLVRYANTLLQDKVLFGSDFPVLSPDRWLADFAELPVKDAVRPKILKENAARLLGLTGSDSPS
- a CDS encoding SDR family NAD(P)-dependent oxidoreductase, with translation MSHSPAVDLTGKVAVVTGSGRGLGLAYASALAAAGAAVVVNDLDEEVARRAADSIVAAGGRAVAEAVAVGGAEAADRLVARAVETFGRLDVLVTNAGILRDKVLWKMTDDDFDAVVTTHLKGTFTCARAAAVRMREQGEGGSLILIGSPAGQRGNFGQTNYAAAKAGIAAMARTWSMELSRAGITVNAVVPVAATAMTETVPAFAPYVEALRGGEPLPDFLRKGEGFGTPEDCAALVPFLASEAARGITGQCVGIGGDKLALWSHPQEVATAYADGGWTPETLAAAWHTSVGREPQTVGIPAPKLPEA
- a CDS encoding MarR family winged helix-turn-helix transcriptional regulator; this encodes MDEPWMLGLHSDSGYLLYRLGLRSGQLFNAALQESGLRLRHYALLRYLATVEGALQRELSTRLGYDPSAIVGLVDDLERLGLVERRPAPGDRRSRVVVLVDAGRAFLRDTDRTSRRVTDDLLHPLTEDERAVLHGLLQRVAEPEAPGGA